The Bacteroidia bacterium genome segment ACCAAAATACACACCGCCAATACCAACTACAGCCGGGAATTAACTATGAATGGAAAATAGTAACTTACTGCTCCGGTGGAGGAACGAACGAAACTAACTTAGAAACATTTTCCACTATTGCCCACTGCGGAATGTTTTCTAACTTGACTGCAACACCGGATATTACCTATCCATATTCAACAGTAAATGTTTCTTGGGCATACTCACCCGGCCCTGCCGATAGCTTTGATGTCTTTTATCGCGTAGCAGGTACTCAAACAGCCTATAAGGTTGTAAAAACGAATTCTAACTCCGCTATAATCAATAATTTGGATCAAAATACAACCTATGAATGGAAGGTTCGTGCCCATTGCAGTAGCTTAACCAACGGTTCTAATCTGGCTACTTTTACAACAGAACTTTTGTGCGCTATTCCATATAACTTATCTGCAACCAACATTCAGTTAGATAGAGCTACCCTTTCTTGGGATGCAGATTCCGGAATGTATTATCAAATTTCTTTCCGTCCGGTTGGAAACCCTACTTGGGTGTACCGAAATAACATCTCCGCCAAAAATATAATTCAAGGTAATTTGTTAAACTCAACAACTTATGAATGGCGTGTTCGTGCCTATTGCATTGGATTCGGCTCATGGTCAGCGACACAAACCTTTACAACAATCGGGGCTAAAACAGGAATGCAAAGTGCTGCCTCAGTAGGCGTTTATCCAAACCCAAGTAACGGAATCCTTTATCTAACCTTTGATGAGCCTAACAGTCAAGTGGTAAATATTCATGTATTAGATATTACCGGAAAAGTTGTTTTAGAGCAAAAATCATCTATAGAATCTGATTATCAACAAGTTGTGCTTGATATAACACAACTACCTGCCGGGGTATATCAACTTCGTTTAGAGCATTCAGGTAATGTGTCTTATGCCAAAATTGTAAAAGAATAACTCCTAAAATTACTTTTAGAAAGAGGCTGTCCGAAAAGGATAGCCTCTTTCTTTTTGCTAACAACTGCCACTCTGGGTGCTGTTACAATACCTTACGGAACATTTTATACTACGCTTAGTCGTTTATGGCCGTAACTTTTCCGAAGAGATATACAAAGCATCCATAGTTTTTTACCTAAAATCTAAATTTTAGCCTAATTTTGCTTTCATGACAAACATTCACAATAGGTTTTTCATCTGTATAACTTTTGTAGTAGTTTTATTAAACTCTTGTAAACACTCTGGTAGCGATGTTCAGATGCCGGAGGTGGTGCAGGAAAAAGTTCCGGAAGCTCCTATTAATTTTAAAAGGGCTGATTTAGAGCTTCGTAAAGCTTATGTTTTGCATCAGCAACAGCCAAAGCTCTCTAATAGAGAAATTTATAACCAAATATTTTTACCGGATAAATATTTTTATATTGACTGGTTGTATGGAGGGGATTCATTGCTGAGTGATAGCATTATTGCCCAAGACTTGGTTGGTTTTTCTTTAGATATACATACACAGCAGCTAATAGATTCTGTATTAAAGTTTTACCCTGAAAATCATGATTTTGTTTCGGGAATACAATCTGCAATGAACCGTTTGCGCCAGCATATACCGGATGCAATTATCCCCCGTTTTAGAACCTATATTTCAGGCTATTCTATGCCGGGCACACAGACTATGGACCAACTGCACCTGTCGGAGCAGTACGCCGGCATTGGATTACATTATTTTTTAGGAGATTCTTTTAAATTTTATCCTTCGGACATTCCGAAATTTGTACGGAAAAAATGCAAGCCGGAAATGATATTGCCAAACCTATTCTTTAGCTATATTGGATTTTATCAAAAAGAACTAAGCATGAAAAAATCCCCTTCGTTATTAGATGAAATGATTTATTATGGAATAAAATACTACTTTTTGGATATTGTTTTGCCGGATGTTCCGGACTCTGTCAAAATAGGTTATACGGCGGAACAAATGGATTGGGCGCAGCATTTCCCCAAAGAAATCTATAATGATCTGATTCCGATGCTGTATAGCAAAGATTTTCTGAAATATGAAAAATACGTTCGGGAGCGGCCTTTTACCCCCAATGTGTCGCGTGATTCTCCGGGCAGGTTAGGGCACTATGTCGGCTGGCAAATAATACGAAGCTATATGAAAAACAACCCAAAAACAACCCTAACGGACTTACTAACCGCCCAAAATTACGAACAGTTATTCAAAAACTCAGGGTATAAACCTTAATTGGGCTTACTTTCAAGTGATTATTAAAGCCTTTTCCCTTGAAATAGAACCTTTGTAAGAATACGAAACAGAAACAAACTGAAAATTATGGAACAACAATAATTTTTGTAAGTTTGCTGTTATATGAGTTCATATTGGATAGGTGCTGCTAAACAGGATATTACCGCAGAGGTAGCGGGAATCGGGATGATAGGCTGGGGGGTTTTTGGGAATACCGTTAAAGACGTTCAGTCTCGGTTATTTGCCAGAGCGTTTGTGATTAAAGACAGCCAAACGAGCCGAAAAGTAGCCCTTGTTACCTGCGATTTAGCTTTTATCACAACCGGAGTTCGCCAGTATGTTTTGAAAAAAATAGCAGCATATTCAGAGAAGTTAGGTATCACGGATCAAAATCTGCTCCTTATGGCAAATCACACTCATTCTGCTCCCGGCGGGTACTCACACTATCCGCTTTACAACCTAACTGTTTCCGGATATTCTCCCGAAGTCTTTAACAAAATCGTAAACGGAATCTTTGACGCTATTGTTCAAGCTGATGCAAACCAAAAACCCGGGAAAATATACTTCGATACCGCCGAATTTTCCGCCAATGACCCAGTAGCCTTCAACCGTTCAATAGATGCCTATAACTTAAATCCCGATGTGATAAAATACGATTTTAACCACCGGCATTTAGCTACAGACCGAGAGATGCAGCTCTTACGCTTTGATACTGAGGATGATAAACCCATAGGCTGCCTCAACTGGTTTGCTATTCACACCACTACGGTACATAATGACAAGCATTCGATTTCTTCAGACAACAAAGGTTGCGCCTCCGAATTATTTGAACAATGGCAAACCGGTGGCGAACAAGGCAGAAACGAAGGTTTTATCTCTGCATTCGCTAATGGAGCAGCCGGAGACGTAACGCCGAACTTCAAAAAACACTTTGGCGATAAACTTTGGCGGGGCGAATCTCGTGATGACTTTGAAAACCTGAAGCAGCATGGTAAACTACAGTTTGAAAAAGCTAAGCAAATTTGGCAATCGAGTAGCCAAAAAGCCCCTTTATCCGTTCGCGTAGATGCCTTACAGGCATACGTAGATTTTACCAACATAGAAGTAGATGCTGCTTACACAGATAAAACAGGCTGCAAAACCGGAACAGCCCATATAGGCTCAGAATTTACCGCAGGTACTAAAGAAGGACCCGGAACAAACAGATTGATAGTCAGCACTTTTGAAGTAATAGAAAAAATCCGCCAAAAAATAAGCCCAACACTTGACCGCAATATACAGGGGAATAAAATCTCGATTATAGACTGTGCCAATCATTCTTCTTTGGGTATTCAGAATTTTCATAAGATACCGCTTCTTTCCAAAATAGACCCGTACATTCGTGCCTTAGCAAGATGTTCAGCTAATGATTCATTTGGTAGTCAGCCGCTTACACCGAATATTTTGCCCATTCAATTGGTTGTCTTAGGAGAAATAGCTATCATTGCTGCTCCAGCGGAATTTACTACTGTTGCCGGTAAAAGGCTGAAAAACACCGTACAAGGGATTTTATCCAATGAAAATATCCAAAAAGTAATTTTTGCCGGCTATGCAAATGCGTACGCCGGCTATGTTGCTACTTTTGAAGAATATCAACTACAACGGTATGAAGGAGCCAGCACCCATTTTGGCCAATATACCTTAGCTGCTTATCAAACAATGTTTGCGTGGCTGGCTACCGAAGCAATTTTAAACCGCTTTGAACGTAGCCACTTTACCACAGTTAAGCCATACGAGTTTTCAGACGCAGAACTCGAAAAACGAATGTATGACCCTAAAAATCCTTATTAACAATAACTTATATCGGATTTCAAATGCTTCAAGATTCATGGAAAAAGCTACTTGGCCAGTATGAGCGGGAAATATTATCACGCCCAATAGAAAATGACTACAATCCGGAAAAGCTATTTTTCCCACACGTAGTTTATGGCGGTGCTCATCGCTTTTCAGAAACTACGATAACCAAATTAGAGCGTATAGCAGTAACTATTTGGCAACAATATAGCCAAAATAATCCCGAATTTGCCCAAGAAATACTCCCCAAGGAAATCCTGCCCGCAAATAACTCAGCACTCGAAACTTGGTATCAAAGCGTTAGTAATCAATT includes the following:
- a CDS encoding neutral/alkaline non-lysosomal ceramidase N-terminal domain-containing protein — encoded protein: MSSYWIGAAKQDITAEVAGIGMIGWGVFGNTVKDVQSRLFARAFVIKDSQTSRKVALVTCDLAFITTGVRQYVLKKIAAYSEKLGITDQNLLLMANHTHSAPGGYSHYPLYNLTVSGYSPEVFNKIVNGIFDAIVQADANQKPGKIYFDTAEFSANDPVAFNRSIDAYNLNPDVIKYDFNHRHLATDREMQLLRFDTEDDKPIGCLNWFAIHTTTVHNDKHSISSDNKGCASELFEQWQTGGEQGRNEGFISAFANGAAGDVTPNFKKHFGDKLWRGESRDDFENLKQHGKLQFEKAKQIWQSSSQKAPLSVRVDALQAYVDFTNIEVDAAYTDKTGCKTGTAHIGSEFTAGTKEGPGTNRLIVSTFEVIEKIRQKISPTLDRNIQGNKISIIDCANHSSLGIQNFHKIPLLSKIDPYIRALARCSANDSFGSQPLTPNILPIQLVVLGEIAIIAAPAEFTTVAGKRLKNTVQGILSNENIQKVIFAGYANAYAGYVATFEEYQLQRYEGASTHFGQYTLAAYQTMFAWLATEAILNRFERSHFTTVKPYEFSDAELEKRMYDPKNPY